GGCCCTTCTCATTCTGCTCACCATGTATATGGTTGATCGGCAATGGCTCAAGCTCGCTGAAATGGAACAAACTTTGACTGAGCAGGCCCGGGATTTACGCGGGCTGCGCGATCTGCTACGCGGCACAGGCGGCGGGCTCACCCTAGCGCCCATGGGAAATCAGGATACGGCCATTATCCCACCCGCATTCCAACGCGCCTATGCCGCTACCCAACAACCCGATTACCATCCCGGCGACTGGTTCGTGCAAGCTTTTGGCGCGGGACTGACGACCTTGACTCCCCTCGTCTCCACCGATGCCTATGCCGCCGAAGTCCAAGGCTACATACTGGAATCCTTGCTGACACGCCACCCGGAAACTTTGGATTGGCAAGGTCTGCTAGCCCGGGATTGGGAAGTCAGCGAGGATGGACTGGTTTTTCGTTTCCACTTACGGGAAGGACTCACTTTCTCCGATGGCGAACCTCTTACTGCCGAGGACGTGGCCTTCTCTTTCGCCTTTATCATGAATCCCGCTATTGCCGCGCCCCGGGAGCGGGCTTACTATGAAAAAATAGAGCGAGTCACCGCCCTGGGCCCCTACCAGGTGGAGTTCAAATTCAAGGAACCCTACTTTAATAGTCTGGCTCTGGCCGGTGGCTTGGCCATCTTGGCCGAACATTTCTACGAACCTTATTTGGAGAAGCCGGAAAAATTTAACCAATCCAAAGGCTTACTACTTGGCTCCGGTCCTTACCGCCTCCCAGATCCTAAAGGCTGGACTCCGGATCAAGGTCTGGTGGAGCTGGAACGCAACCCCCGCTACTGGGGGCCGGTGCAGCCCTCTTTCGACAAACTGCTATGGAAGGTGATTGCCAATGACAGCGCCCGCCTGACCACCTTCCGCAACGGGGATATCGATATCTACAGTGCCCGCCCGCTGGAGTATCAAAAACTGCGGGAAGATCAGGCATTGGCGGCGCGCACCCAGCATTTTGAATACAGGAGTCCCGCAGCGGGCTATAGCTACATTGCCTGGAACCAGGAGCGAAACGGCAAACCTACCCGCTTTGCTGATCGACGGGTCCGCCAGGCCATGACCTTTCTTACTGATCGCGCCAGCATGATTGAACAAATCATGCTGGGCCATGGAGAAGCGGCGGTCAGTCCATTCAACCCCGACAGCCCTCAGCATGATTCCACCCTCACCCCCCGGCCCTTCGATCTGGCTAAGGCCAAAACATTATTGGCACAAGCGGGCTACGCCGACCGGGACGGGGACGGAGTTCTGGAAGATGCTAATCATCAGCCTTTCCGCTTTGAACTGGTGTTCTTCCAGGATGCCGATGACACCCGCCGTCAGGTGCTATTCCTTAAGGATCTGTACGCCCGAGCCGGAATTTTGCTTGAGCCCAAACCCACCGAGTGGTCGGTCATGCTGGATCAAATTAGCAAAAAGAATTTTGATGCTATCACCCTGGGCTGGACCAGTGGAGTGGAAATCGATATCTATCAAATGTTCCACAGCAGCCAAACCGTAGCCGGCGGCGATAATTTCATTGCTTACCAAAATCCAGAACTGGACGAACTTATTGAAAAAGCGCGGGCGACAGTGGATGAAACCGAGCGTATGCCCCTGTGGCGAGCCTGCGAGCGTATCTTGTATGAAGACCAGCCCTATACTTTCTTGATGCGGCGTAAATCATTGGTATTTGTGGACCAGCGTATGCACAATCTGGGAATCACCCGTTTGGGCCTAAATCTGGGCATGACCCCGGTAGAGGCGTACGTCCCGGAATCCAAGCAGAAGTATACTTACTAAGCTAGGGTATCCGCCGCGATGTCTACCTATGTCATCCGCCGCCTGCTCCTGATGATTCCGACCCTGCTGGGCATCACCCTGGTGGTATTCGCTGTAATGGCCGCTTCCCCCGGCGGCATCAGCGCCCAAAGCCTCATCGAGGGCCAAAATCTGGAACCCCAGGCTAAAAAAGCATTAGAAGACTATTACAATCAACTGTACGGTCTGGATTCACCGCCAGCCATCCAGTATCTGCGGTGGCTGAACAATGCCTCCCCCGCAGGATTTACCTTTGATGAGGAAAACCATATCAGCGGTTTTTCCCTCTGGAAGGGCTCCGATCTGGGCACCAGCTTCCGCTACGGCCGGCCTGTGCTGGAGCTGATTGAGGAGCGGGTGCCTATCACCTTGCTGCTCAACATCCTTTCCTTGCCTTTTATCTACACCTTGGCGATTGCCGTTGGGGTCCGTGCCGCTACTGAGCGGGGCAAAGTATTCGATGTAGGCTCCAGCGCTTTGCTATTAGGACTATGGTCCGTCCCCGTCATGCTGACTGGAGTTTTATTGATCGGCTTTTTTGCCAGCAATCAATACTGGCATTGGTTTCCCACGGCCGGTCTAAACACCCGCGAAGCGCTGGACATGCCCTTCTTGCCCCACTGGGGTTCCCTGGGGGAAGCGGCTCTTCTGCTCGTCGCTGGCGTGGCGGGCGCGGGCGCGGGTGTCGGACTGGCGAAAGCGCCCCGCCTGCTTCGGGTTGGCCTGTTAGCCGGGCTGGGGATGGGCCTGGGGTTCTGGATGGGCGCTGGCCTACCCCACCCCCATTTGGGAATGAGTCTTTCCCTCGGGGTGCTGCTTGCGCTGATAATTGGAGGACTCGGCTATACGGATTACGCTGGTCTGCGTCTGGGATTATTAGGGTTATTGGGCGCGGGATTAGGCTTGACTGTTGCTGCCCAAGGGGGAGATGGGGAGTTTGTGCGTGGTTTTTTGCTGGATCGACTCTGGCACCTGGTGCTGCCAGTCCTGTGCCTAACCTATAGTGGTTTCGCCTTTCTTTCCAAACTCACCCGCACCGCCGTACTGGAAAATCTCATGGCTGACTATGCCCGTACCGCCCGAGCCAAGGGTCTAGCCGAAAATACGGTGCTCTGGAAGCATGTATTTCGCAACAGCCTCCTTCCCCTTATTACCGTTTCAGCCACGCTTCTTCCTGGCTTGCTAGCTGGTTCAGTTATTGTGGAGTCTATCTTCTCCATCGAGGGAATGGGCAAGCTGGCGGTAGAGGCCGTCCAAACCCGAGACCGGGAATTAGTACTGTCTATTACCCTTATCAGTGGCCTGTTAACCCTAGCCGGCTATCTCATCGCCGATCTTTGTTACGCGATTGCCGATCCCCGCGTAAGTTATGACTAAACCATGAGTCGCGCTGCCTCTTCACCGCCGCCACCACGGCGGGGCCAGAGCTATATGGCCCAGGTAACGCGCCAAGTGCTCACCCAGTGGGGAGCACGTCTGGGGCTAGCCTGGATCGGGCTGTTGGGCATCCTGGCCGTATTCGCCCCCTTCTTAGCCAGCAGCCACCCCCTGTTGCTCAGTCAAGACGGCCAGATGGACAGCCCCCTACTGCGTTACCTTAGCCCCGCTGATGTAACCTTATTGGCTTTATTTTTCACCGCCCTTATCCTGGCGCTGGCGCGGGCCTCGTTCCGCGCCTGGCTGGGTGGAGTGGGGAGTATGCTGATTCTTGCCGGGGTATTGAGCACCGCACTGGTGCAGCCACCAGCCCTTGCTATCTATGAGCAATACCGACAACAAGAGGCAGCTGGGGACTACGATTGGGTCCTATACGCCCCTATCCCTTATTCTCCTAAAGACTATCAACGGGACCGGGGAGAAACTGGACTGCAACCGCCCCTGGCCTCACCCCAAGCGAATCACTGGTTCGGGACCGGGGAAAACGGCGCGGATGTCCTGGCCCGCATGATCCATGCCTCGCGTATCGCTCTCGGTATCGGCTTTGTCGCCACCAGTATCGCCTTGCTCCTGGGTATCCTCATTGGCGGCCTAATGGGCTATTTGTCCGGGGTGGTGGATATTATCGGCATGCGCCTGGTAGAAATCTTCGAAGCGGTCCCCACCCTGTTCCTCCTGCTTACTTTCGTCGCTTTTTTTGAGCGTAGTCTATACTTGCTTATGGTCATCATCGGCCTCACCAGTTGGTCAGGCTACGCTCGCTATGTACGGGCCGAGTTCCTCCGTCTCCGGCAACAAGACTTCGTCCAGGCCGCTTTGGCTTGTGGACTGCCCCTGCGCTCTATTTTATTTCGGCATATGCTGCCTAATGGCATTGGCCCCATTTTGGTGGCTGCCAGTTTTGGCGTAGCCTCCGCCATTCTTGCAGAAGCCGTGTTGAGCTTTCTGGGGCTAGGCTTGGTGGACGATCCCTCCTGGGGACAGATGCTCAACCAGGCGGTGAAATCCTCCACCTTCAACTGGTGGATGGCGGCTTTTCCTGGAGGGGCTATCTTTTTTACCGTATTTGCTTATAACTTGATTGGCGAAGCCCTCCGGGATGCCATCGATCCCTACCTGAAGAAATCGTAACCATTGGAACGCCAAAGCTAGCCAAGTATTGTGTTACTCCAAGTCGAAAATCTGAAAACTTACCTCCAAGCCGGCGGCGAAACCGTTAAGGCGGTGGATGGAATAAGTTTTACCATTGAACGGGGCGAAACCTTCTGTTTGGTTGGGGAGTCGGGCAGCGGCAAATCGGTCACCGCCCTGTCAGTGATCCAGTTATTGCCCAGGGACATTAGCCACCATCCTGAAGGGCGCATCTTGCTCGATTGGCGGCAGGATAAACAGCGCCATGAGCCGGTGGATCTGCTGCGCCTGCCAGAGACCCGCAAGCAAAAGATCCGCGGCGCCCGCATCGCCATGATTTTCCAGGAGCCCATGACCTCCCTCAACCCCGTTTTCACGGTGGGCGAGCAAATCATAGAGACTTTGCAACTCCACTTCCCCGGTATGGAGGAGACGGAGGCGCGGGAACGGGCCGTGGCCGCCTTGGCCCAGGTGCAAATTTCAAATCCAGAACTCCGCATTGACGAGTATCCCCATCGGCTCTCTGGCGGCCAGCGCCAGCGGGTCATGATTGCCATGGCCATGGCCTGCGAACCGGACCTACTCATTGCCGATGAACCCACCACGGCCTTGGATGTCACCGTGCAGGCTGAAATTCTGCGCTTGATGCGTGAGCTACAAACACGGCGAAATATGGGTATCCTATTTATTACCCACGACTTTGGGGTGGTCTCCCAGATGGCTCGCCGATTGGCGGTGATGCGGTTAGGGAAAATCGTCGAGTCAGGTACTCTGGATGAGATTCTGTACCGCCCCCAGCATCCCTACACCTGCCAGCTCCTCGCTGCCCTGCCCGAGAATCTTAAGCGGCGCCAACGAACCTCGGCAAGGGAGAGCGGCATAGATGCGCCGCCCTCCTATACCGGCACTAAGCAACCGTCCCTGTTGGAGCTGCGCAACCTGGAGGTCCATTTCCCTGTGCGTAAGGGAGTACTACGGCGAGTAGTCGATCATGTCCGGGCCGTGGATGGGATAAATATGGCTATTCCAGCCGGGCAAATTCTGGCACTGGTGGGCGAATCGGGCTGTGGCAAAACCACGCTGGGGCGGGCCATACTCCGTCTGGTAGAGCCTACCAGCGGCCAAGTTCATTACGCGGGCACCGATCTAACCGCATTGAAGCCCAGGGAATTGCGCCGTTACCGGCAAACGCTGCAGATCATCTTTCAGGACCCTATGTCCTCCCTCAATCCGCGCCTCTCCATTGCAGCAACCTTAACTGAGCCCATGGGAGTCCACGGCATCGGCGATTCCCGCGAGGAACGTCTCGAACAGGCTAGTGCTGTGCTGGAGCGAGTTCAACTCAAGACCCATCATCTGTGGCGTTATCCCCACGAGTTCTCCGGTGGTCAACGCCAGCGTATCGCTATCGCCCGGGCCCTGGTGCTGGAGCCCCGGTTTATTGTCTGCGATGAAATCACTAGCGCCCTAGACGTATCGGTACAAGCGGAAATCCTGCAATTGCTATTGGAGTTGCAGCGGGAACGCCACCTCACCCTGTTATTTATTACCCACAACATCGCCGTAGTAGAATACCTTAGCAACCAAATTGCGGTAATGCGGGATGGTTGTATCATTGAACAAGGCCCTACGGACCAGGTCTGCCGGGCACCCACTCACCCTTATACACAAAAACTGCTAGCGGCGGTACCGCGAGTCCCCCTATAAGCTCGGGGTGAAGCTAAAGGTGCTGGCTGTGCTCATGAGAGGGGCGCCTTGAACATCAAGGTTTTCTGAGGGTGCCCAATTAAGCGCGGAGAGGAAATACCCGTTTAAAAAAACGGCCCAGTAGGTCACCTACTGGGCCAAGCGCCAAGTGGAGAAGAATGCCACAAATCCGTGGCTTGCTGGCTTAAAAGCACTAGAGGTCGAGTAAAATGCAACTATAATGATAATTATTATCATTAATAATTGCTTTGTCAACTTTTATTTTTTTCGGACAGCCAACATAATTGATAGAGATCAGGGCGACGATCCTTGCGATTGGTGACCGAGCCTTCGTGTCGCAACTGAACTAATTTGTCCAAATCTAAATCAGCTATCAAGGCCATTTCGGTGTTAGGCGTACTTTCGGCGATGATGGCGTCGTGGGGAAAAGCAAAATCCGAAGGCGAATAAATCGCTGATTGAGCGTATTGAATATCGACATTTTCCACTTGAGGCAAGTTGCCAACACTACCGCCGATGGCAACATAACATTCGTTTTCAATGGCCCGCGCCTGGGAGCACCGCTGCACCCGCAAAAATCCGTTCTTAGTATCGGTCCAAAAGGGCACAAAAAGAATTTCCATGCCTTCCTCTCCAAGAAACCGCGCTAACTCTGGGAATTCCACGTCATAGCAAATTAAAATACCAATGCGTCCCGCATCGGTATCGAATACCCGCAGGGTACTTCCTCCTTGAATCACCCAGTCGCGGCGTTCGTGGGGCGTGATATGAATCTTGGGCTGCATATCCACCGTGCCGTCACGGCTACATAAGTATGCATTGTTATAAAGCGTATCGCCTTGCAAGACCGGAAGGCTGCCAGCGATAATGTTGATATTATAAGTGACGGCGAAATGGGAAAGGGCTTCCAAACTAGGGGTAGCGTACTGGGCCAAAAACCGAATGGCGCTAAACTGATCTTCCTGATCGCCCATGCCCATAAGGGGCGCATTGAAAAATTCCGGAAAAAGCACAAAATCGGCTTGATAATCCGCCATGGAATCCACAAAAAACTCTACCTGATCCAGCCAAGCCTGAAAAGAGTTGGTGAGTCGCATCTGCCATTGGACGATGCCGATCCGCACTACAGATTTACGAATTTCCTCCGCCGCAAGTCCTTCAGGTTCATAGAGAATATTGTTCCATTCCAGCAACGTGGCAAAACCGCGGGATTTTTCATCCTCGGGCAAGTAGTCTTTCATTAACCGCTTGACCTCAAAATCATTGGCAAGCTGAAAGCTTAGAATGGGATCATGGACTTCCCTCCGGCGCACCGCTTCAATATACTCCGTAGCCGTCAGTTTTTCCGTGTAGCGATGATAGTTAACGATGCGGCCGCCAGCCAAAATCGCCCGCAAGTTTAAGTTTCGGCATAAATCCTTGCGGGCGTCGTAAAGGCGGCGCCCAAGCCGAAGACCTCGGTAATCCGGATCGACAAAGACATCCATGCCATACAGCGCATCGCCCTTAGGATTATGGCGAATACGCTCCCGCCGCCCAATTAAATCCTGGTAGGTATGGACCCGGCTGAAACGTTCATAACTGCAACGCACAGTCAAAGCGACTGCAATTACTTGACCATTGCCTTCGATACAAATCTGGCCCTCTGGGAATTCTTTAAACAAAGATAAAAGAGACTCCCGGGGCCAAGCGCCACCGATGTCGGAATAGACTTTTTCCATCAATGCTTCAAGCTGATGGAGATCCCCCGCCCCAAGGTTGCGCAGCTTAAGATGGAGATCAGAAGGAATTTCAATGCTCATGGACTTAACAGTACAAATATAAAATAATGAAAAGATGGAATAGGACCATAACCTATAGGCGAGATTTATAACATGGCTAATTTTTCTTCACAGCCATAAAATTTTGATCTATTTTCTCACCCTAGCCGGAAAAAATTTAAGAAAATATAATTTAAGACTCCTCTTATCCGTGCCCTTAAAAAGATAATTGAAATTATTTTTTGACTTTTCTTGCTCAAAAACAGTCCAATGATTGCTCTATACATCAAATCGGAGAATTGAATACATGTTTTCTGGAGTTTTAGAATTGTCCTTTTGGGGCTATTTTGCGGTCACGCTGGTCCTGACCCACCTGACCATCATCAGTGTGACGGTTTATCTTCACCGCCACCAGGCTCACCGGGCGCTGGAGTTGCATCCGGCGGTGAGCCACTGCTTTCGTTTCTGGCTATGGCTGACCACCGGGATAGTGACCAAGGAATGGGCGGCGGTGCACCGTAAACACCATGCCAAATGCGAGACGGCCGAAGACCCCCATAGTCCTCGGAGGGTGGGTATCCACAAAGTGCTATGGCAAGGCGCCTCGCTCTACCGGGAGGCGGCCCGAGACCCGCAGGTAACGGAGAAGTATGGCCATGGCACCCCGGATGATTGGCTTGAGCGCAACCTCTACACGAAACATAGCTACGCGGGGATTGTGCTGATGCTCTTCATCAACCTGGGCTTGTTTGGTGTAGCGGGTTTAGTGATATGGGCGGTTCAGATGCACTGGATTCCCTTCTTTGCGGCGGGGGTGATTAACGGACTGGGCCACTACTGGGGCTATCGGAACTATGAGGTGGCCGATGCCTCCACCAATCTACTCCCCTGGGGGATATTGATTGGGGGGGAAGAGCTGCACAATAACCACCACGCCTATGGTAGTTCCGCCAAGCTCTCTTCCAAGTGGTATGAGTTTGATATCGGCTGGCTCTACATTCGGGTGTTGGCGGCGTTGAAGCTGGCCCGGGTGAAAAAGGTAGCCCCCAAGCTGCTCATCCAGCCCGGGAAGCAGTGGGTGGATGTGGACACGCTCAGGGCCGTGGTGGCTCACCGCTTCCGCCTGTTGACCGCCTATGGGCGGGAGGTGATGGCTCCGGTACTCCAAGAGGAGGCGGCTCATTTCTCAGGCAACGCGCTGTACCGGCGGGCCCGTAACTGGTTGCTGCGCCATGAGGCGTTGATGGATGCCAAGGCCCAGCAGGAGCTGAGCGCCATGCTCAAGGATAATCAGCGCCTGGAGACGGTGTATCGCTTTCGCCAGCAGCTCCAGGCCCTCTGGTCCCAGGCTTGGTCTAGCCAGGAGGCGCTATTGTATGCCCTGCAGGAGTGGTGCCGCCAGGCCGAGGAATCCGGGATAAAAGCCTTGCAGGACTTCGCCCTCTCCCTGCGCGGCTATTCTCTTCAGCAAGCTTAGAAACTGTTGGACTCTCTTCATCAAATAAATGGTTTCCACCCCTTCTAGAATGCCCGCCTTCATTGTTGGCTTCGGTGACATAGGCCAGCGAGTCGCAGCCTTGTGGCAGCGCGATGGAAGCGAAGTGACGGCCCTGATCCGAACCCCTCGCGACACGGCAGGGTGCTGCGCCATTCCTGGCGATCTAGACCAGCCGGAGACTTTGCATGACATGCCCCAGAAACCAGCACTCCTGTTTCATTTTGCTCCGCCTGCTCCTTCTGGAGCTTCCGATGCTCGAACGGGCCACCTACTCAAAGTCCTGGAGAAGGCGCCTCCCCAGCGCATCGTCTATATTTCCACCTCGGGTGTTTATGGCGACTGCGGGGGCGCCTGGGTAGATGAGTCTCGCCCAGTCCATCCCGGTAATGATCGCTCCCGCCGCCGGGTCGATGCCGAACAGCAACTCAGGCTCTTCGCCCGCCGTTACGCCCTCCCCCTCATCATCCTGCGTGTA
This sequence is a window from Nitrosococcus oceani ATCC 19707. Protein-coding genes within it:
- a CDS encoding peptide-binding protein; this encodes MARRFTVKDFFLILFLSLLALLILLTMYMVDRQWLKLAEMEQTLTEQARDLRGLRDLLRGTGGGLTLAPMGNQDTAIIPPAFQRAYAATQQPDYHPGDWFVQAFGAGLTTLTPLVSTDAYAAEVQGYILESLLTRHPETLDWQGLLARDWEVSEDGLVFRFHLREGLTFSDGEPLTAEDVAFSFAFIMNPAIAAPRERAYYEKIERVTALGPYQVEFKFKEPYFNSLALAGGLAILAEHFYEPYLEKPEKFNQSKGLLLGSGPYRLPDPKGWTPDQGLVELERNPRYWGPVQPSFDKLLWKVIANDSARLTTFRNGDIDIYSARPLEYQKLREDQALAARTQHFEYRSPAAGYSYIAWNQERNGKPTRFADRRVRQAMTFLTDRASMIEQIMLGHGEAAVSPFNPDSPQHDSTLTPRPFDLAKAKTLLAQAGYADRDGDGVLEDANHQPFRFELVFFQDADDTRRQVLFLKDLYARAGILLEPKPTEWSVMLDQISKKNFDAITLGWTSGVEIDIYQMFHSSQTVAGGDNFIAYQNPELDELIEKARATVDETERMPLWRACERILYEDQPYTFLMRRKSLVFVDQRMHNLGITRLGLNLGMTPVEAYVPESKQKYTY
- a CDS encoding ABC transporter permease is translated as MSTYVIRRLLLMIPTLLGITLVVFAVMAASPGGISAQSLIEGQNLEPQAKKALEDYYNQLYGLDSPPAIQYLRWLNNASPAGFTFDEENHISGFSLWKGSDLGTSFRYGRPVLELIEERVPITLLLNILSLPFIYTLAIAVGVRAATERGKVFDVGSSALLLGLWSVPVMLTGVLLIGFFASNQYWHWFPTAGLNTREALDMPFLPHWGSLGEAALLLVAGVAGAGAGVGLAKAPRLLRVGLLAGLGMGLGFWMGAGLPHPHLGMSLSLGVLLALIIGGLGYTDYAGLRLGLLGLLGAGLGLTVAAQGGDGEFVRGFLLDRLWHLVLPVLCLTYSGFAFLSKLTRTAVLENLMADYARTARAKGLAENTVLWKHVFRNSLLPLITVSATLLPGLLAGSVIVESIFSIEGMGKLAVEAVQTRDRELVLSITLISGLLTLAGYLIADLCYAIADPRVSYD
- a CDS encoding ABC transporter permease, whose product is MSRAASSPPPPRRGQSYMAQVTRQVLTQWGARLGLAWIGLLGILAVFAPFLASSHPLLLSQDGQMDSPLLRYLSPADVTLLALFFTALILALARASFRAWLGGVGSMLILAGVLSTALVQPPALAIYEQYRQQEAAGDYDWVLYAPIPYSPKDYQRDRGETGLQPPLASPQANHWFGTGENGADVLARMIHASRIALGIGFVATSIALLLGILIGGLMGYLSGVVDIIGMRLVEIFEAVPTLFLLLTFVAFFERSLYLLMVIIGLTSWSGYARYVRAEFLRLRQQDFVQAALACGLPLRSILFRHMLPNGIGPILVAASFGVASAILAEAVLSFLGLGLVDDPSWGQMLNQAVKSSTFNWWMAAFPGGAIFFTVFAYNLIGEALRDAIDPYLKKS
- a CDS encoding ABC transporter ATP-binding protein, coding for MLLQVENLKTYLQAGGETVKAVDGISFTIERGETFCLVGESGSGKSVTALSVIQLLPRDISHHPEGRILLDWRQDKQRHEPVDLLRLPETRKQKIRGARIAMIFQEPMTSLNPVFTVGEQIIETLQLHFPGMEETEARERAVAALAQVQISNPELRIDEYPHRLSGGQRQRVMIAMAMACEPDLLIADEPTTALDVTVQAEILRLMRELQTRRNMGILFITHDFGVVSQMARRLAVMRLGKIVESGTLDEILYRPQHPYTCQLLAALPENLKRRQRTSARESGIDAPPSYTGTKQPSLLELRNLEVHFPVRKGVLRRVVDHVRAVDGINMAIPAGQILALVGESGCGKTTLGRAILRLVEPTSGQVHYAGTDLTALKPRELRRYRQTLQIIFQDPMSSLNPRLSIAATLTEPMGVHGIGDSREERLEQASAVLERVQLKTHHLWRYPHEFSGGQRQRIAIARALVLEPRFIVCDEITSALDVSVQAEILQLLLELQRERHLTLLFITHNIAVVEYLSNQIAVMRDGCIIEQGPTDQVCRAPTHPYTQKLLAAVPRVPL
- a CDS encoding bifunctional GNAT family N-acetyltransferase/carbon-nitrogen hydrolase family protein, which gives rise to MSIEIPSDLHLKLRNLGAGDLHQLEALMEKVYSDIGGAWPRESLLSLFKEFPEGQICIEGNGQVIAVALTVRCSYERFSRVHTYQDLIGRRERIRHNPKGDALYGMDVFVDPDYRGLRLGRRLYDARKDLCRNLNLRAILAGGRIVNYHRYTEKLTATEYIEAVRRREVHDPILSFQLANDFEVKRLMKDYLPEDEKSRGFATLLEWNNILYEPEGLAAEEIRKSVVRIGIVQWQMRLTNSFQAWLDQVEFFVDSMADYQADFVLFPEFFNAPLMGMGDQEDQFSAIRFLAQYATPSLEALSHFAVTYNINIIAGSLPVLQGDTLYNNAYLCSRDGTVDMQPKIHITPHERRDWVIQGGSTLRVFDTDAGRIGILICYDVEFPELARFLGEEGMEILFVPFWTDTKNGFLRVQRCSQARAIENECYVAIGGSVGNLPQVENVDIQYAQSAIYSPSDFAFPHDAIIAESTPNTEMALIADLDLDKLVQLRHEGSVTNRKDRRPDLYQLCWLSEKNKS
- a CDS encoding DesA family fatty acid desaturase, producing MFSGVLELSFWGYFAVTLVLTHLTIISVTVYLHRHQAHRALELHPAVSHCFRFWLWLTTGIVTKEWAAVHRKHHAKCETAEDPHSPRRVGIHKVLWQGASLYREAARDPQVTEKYGHGTPDDWLERNLYTKHSYAGIVLMLFINLGLFGVAGLVIWAVQMHWIPFFAAGVINGLGHYWGYRNYEVADASTNLLPWGILIGGEELHNNHHAYGSSAKLSSKWYEFDIGWLYIRVLAALKLARVKKVAPKLLIQPGKQWVDVDTLRAVVAHRFRLLTAYGREVMAPVLQEEAAHFSGNALYRRARNWLLRHEALMDAKAQQELSAMLKDNQRLETVYRFRQQLQALWSQAWSSQEALLYALQEWCRQAEESGIKALQDFALSLRGYSLQQA
- a CDS encoding SDR family oxidoreductase; translation: MVSTPSRMPAFIVGFGDIGQRVAALWQRDGSEVTALIRTPRDTAGCCAIPGDLDQPETLHDMPQKPALLFHFAPPAPSGASDARTGHLLKVLEKAPPQRIVYISTSGVYGDCGGAWVDESRPVHPGNDRSRRRVDAEQQLRLFARRYALPLIILRVPGIYGSGRLPLERLRRGNPVVCPDQAPWSNRIHADDLATIAVRAGQSSIPAGIYNVSDDEPTSMTDYLYRLADAAGLPRPPCVSLAEARRNFSPKLLEYLNESRRLNNQKMKTVLGVKLRYPTLETGLPAALGISK